The Eublepharis macularius isolate TG4126 chromosome 12, MPM_Emac_v1.0, whole genome shotgun sequence genomic sequence CTAAGGAAGTTAAGTGCCTGCTAGATATCCATCAACACACTTCTCTTTGGCCTTCAGGGATGTACACACATATAGAATGCAGATTTACAGATCAATCAAAGAGGAAGGCATTTGTTTGTAGTACTGTAATGGTGttgttcatttttcttctttttccagaTGGAAGAGCAGAAGGACTCCATAACAATGGTCAATGAAACAGCTCTGACTGAATTCCTCATCTTAGGGTTCTCTAGTTTACAGGACCTTCAGCCCCTGCTTTTCTTTATCTTTCTCATCACTTACATCTGTACTTTGGCGGGGAACATCTCAATCATTACCATTGCCTGCATGGATCCTCAGCTTCACAcacccatgtacttcttcctagGGAACCTCTCGTTTCTGGACATCTGTTATACAACAACCAATGTCCCTCAGATGCTAGTGCACCTGCTGTCTGAGATGAAGAGTATCACATATGCTGGCTGTGTGATTCAGCTCTTCTTCTTCATCTCTTTTGTGGGTACCGAGTGCATTCTTCTGGCCACCATGGCCTATGATCGTTTTGTAGCTATCTGTCACCCTTTGCACTATACAGTCACGATGAGAAAAGAACTTTGCCTCCAGTTGGCTGGTGTCTCCTGGGCAAGTGGTTTTCTCAATTCAGCTTTGCACACCTATTTCACTTTCCACTTGCCTTTCTGTGGGGCCAATAAACTCAACTATTTCTTTTGTGACATCCCTCCACTCTTGAACCTTTCCTGTGGGGACACCACCCCCAATGAGATCATTCTTCTTGTGGTTGGTGTCTTCATAGGATGGACTCcatttgtttgcattgttctctCTTACGTCTACATCATCTCCGCTATCCTGAAGATAAGCTCCTCTGAAGGAAGACTCAAAGCCTTCTCCACTTGTGCCTCACACCTGACTATTGTCCTCATGTATTATGGGAGTGCCATCTTCACCTATGTCCGGCCAATATCAACATACTCATTAGATAAAGACAGATTTATTTCTGTCCTTTACAGCATTGTCACACCCATGTTAAACCCTTTGATTTATACCTTGAGAAACAAGGATATTAAAGGTGCTTTAAATAGAATCTTAATGAGGAAAATGTATTCAAATTGAAAGCACATATGTTTATATAAAATGTGTAGTTATATCCTATCCTGAAAGTATTCTATAATTAAATTAGAATACAGCATTGTCACTTACCCATTTTAAACCCTTTGATCTATACCTTGAGAAAC encodes the following:
- the LOC129338863 gene encoding olfactory receptor 5V1-like, encoding MEEQKDSITMVNETALTEFLILGFSSLQDLQPLLFFIFLITYICTLAGNISIITIACMDPQLHTPMYFFLGNLSFLDICYTTTNVPQMLVHLLSEMKSITYAGCVIQLFFFISFVGTECILLATMAYDRFVAICHPLHYTVTMRKELCLQLAGVSWASGFLNSALHTYFTFHLPFCGANKLNYFFCDIPPLLNLSCGDTTPNEIILLVVGVFIGWTPFVCIVLSYVYIISAILKISSSEGRLKAFSTCASHLTIVLMYYGSAIFTYVRPISTYSLDKDRFISVLYSIVTPMLNPLIYTLRNKDIKGALNRILMRKMYSN